DNA from Isachenkonia alkalipeptolytica:
CCGGATAAAGAACAGTATCAGCTTGACGTATTGATGTACACTGAAATTCTTGATCCCGACACGCGGGTACATTATTTTAATTTTCAAGAAATACTTACTGCCATTGATAAGTTTTCCTCTGCTGAGGATTCAGCTCGCGGGTCGGTTGACAATAACATTATTATGTATATCAATTTTGGTCTTAACTATGAAGAAGCATTAGGAGTTATACCTACAATTATAAAAAACATATTTCGCAAGTACTTATTTTCTTCTCAATAATCAAAAATGTACCAGGGGGTCGGACCCCCTGGTACATTTTTGGGTATGAAGTATTTTATTATGTTTTAATCTCTCTTTTCCACTTCCGATAATTGTTTAAAACCGGAATATAATTCAATACTCCGTTGTATCGGTAATCCAGTTCAAAATTCTCCGGTAAAACTTTATATGATATTGATTTTTTCCCATTTCTAATATGTTCTAAAACAATATGAATTGGTATCAGAAAGTAACGATCTACTTTTTTATAATGGCATATAATAAAGGCCAGCCCTTTTTGTTTTTCATAATGAATCATAAATTGAATTTGATGGTCATGAATATTTTGCAGGGGTAGGCTTGGGTTCATCGTTTCTTTTGCATCAAAGGCAACTCCCACACCTTGTATAAGGCCAACAAAATCCACTGTAGATTTTTTTTCAAAATATCCTTCACAAACACAGCCTTTTCCGTCAATTTTTGTCACCTTAACTGAAGTAGGGATTTTTTCAACAATACCCAATCCTTGTTTCTTATATTGTATATGGGTTTCTTCAATTAAAGTTTCCAAAGCATCTCCTTTTAACCCTCCGGTTCTCCATGCCGTCATACTCATTCCTCATTTCCTCTAAAATTTGGGAATATTCATGGCTATAAAAAAATCCTAGGAATTGTAATTCCTAGGAATATTATTGAAACTGGCGTACCCAGAGGGATTTGAACCCCCGACCTTCTGATTCGTAGTCAGACACTCTATCCAGCTGAGCTATGGGTACGTGCTGTTGCAATTCTGAGTATAAAAATGGAGGCGGCACCCAGATTTGAACTGGGGAATAAAGGTTTTGCAGACCTCTGCCTTACCACTTGGCTATGCCGCCTCATTAAAATGGTGACCCATCCGCGACTCGAACGCGGGACACCCTGATTAAAAGTCAGGTGCTCTGCCAACTGAGCTAATGGGTCAAGATTATTTGGAGCGGAAGACGGGATTTGAACCCGCGACCCTCGCCTTGGCAAGGCGATGCTCTACCACTGAGCCACTTCCGCATTTGCGTATATAAATTTATGATTGTGAGTAGTTAGTGCCCTCAACAGTATAAAATCTATTTAATAAGATAAATGGTGCGGGTGAAGGGATTCGAACCCCCACGCCGGAGCGCTAGATCCTAAGTCTAGTGCGTCTGCCAGTTCCGCCACACCCGCATGTGTGTTTTTCACTAAAACATAGTTTTGAGCGAAGGATAAAAACTTATTTGTAGATTTAATTATTATAAGTAAATGGTGGAGGGAAGAGGATTCGAACCTCTGAAGTCACTGACAACAGATTTACAGTCTGCCCCCTTTGGCCAACTCGGGAATCCCTCCGTATTTATGGAGCTGGCGATGGGACTTGAACCCGCAACC
Protein-coding regions in this window:
- a CDS encoding Holliday junction resolvase RecU, producing MTAWRTGGLKGDALETLIEETHIQYKKQGLGIVEKIPTSVKVTKIDGKGCVCEGYFEKKSTVDFVGLIQGVGVAFDAKETMNPSLPLQNIHDHQIQFMIHYEKQKGLAFIICHYKKVDRYFLIPIHIVLEHIRNGKKSISYKVLPENFELDYRYNGVLNYIPVLNNYRKWKREIKT